One stretch of Malus domestica chromosome 14, GDT2T_hap1 DNA includes these proteins:
- the LOC114821038 gene encoding zinc finger AN1 and C2H2 domain-containing stress-associated protein 11-like, producing the protein MGTPEFPDLGRHCYVAECQKIDFLPFTCDSCHQVFCLEHRSYIKHNCPNGDRNNVTVVICPLCAKGVHLIPDEDPNITWERHVNTDCDPSNYEKATKKKKCPIPGCKEILTFSNTIKCRDCMVDHCLKHRFGPDHKCPGPKKPEAGFPFMGYLSRSRKEVSKPSHAPAASSPKWGSFLTAASSFRASAEASVAKLSSELSQKWQIAKDGTGPSSSSSGSRNGQVEVCPQCGAKFSSVTTLVDHVEKVHEKSGNRAAGVKKVTIDACPKCSKGFRDPVALVEHVERDHGGTSRA; encoded by the exons ATGGGAACTCCGGAATTCCCAGATCTGGGTAGGCATTGCTACGTCGCGGAGTGCCAGAAGATCGATTTCTTGCCCTTCACTTGCGATAGCTGCCATcag GTATTTTGTTTGGAGCATAGAAGCTACATTAAGCATAATTGTCCGAACGGTGACAGAAACAATGTTACTGTTGTCATCTGTCCCCTCTGTGCCAAAGGAGTTCATCTGATTCCCGATGAAGATCCAAACATTACTTGGGAGAGACATGTTAACACTGATTGCGACCCTTCTAATTATGAGAAAGccacaaagaagaaaaaatgtccTATCCCTGGCTGCAAGGAGATCTTAACATTCTCCAACACAATCAAGTGCAGGGATTGCATGGTAGACCACTGTTTGAAGCACCGATTTGGACCTGATCACAAGTGTCCTGGACCCAAGAAACCAGAAGCAGGATTTCCCTTTATGGGCTACTTAAGTAGGAGTAGGAAAGAAGTGTCAAAACCGAGTCATGCTCCTGCCGCATCATCCCCGAAGTGGGGTAGCTTTCTTACTGCAGCTTCATCTTTTCGAGCCTCAGCTGAAGCAAGTGTTGCAAAACTGAGTAGTGAACTTAGCCAAAAGTGGCAGATAGCAAAGGATGGAACGGGGCcgagcagcagcagcagtggGAGTAGAAACGGGCAGGTTGAGGTGTGTCCTCAGTGTGGTGCTAAGTTTTCCTCAGTCACCACACTAGTAGACCATGTAGAAAAAGTCCATGAGAAGAGTGGCAACCGAGCTGCTGGGGTGAAGAAAGTAACAATTGATGCCTGCCCGAAATGTAGCAAAGGATTTCGTGATCCAGTAGCACTTGTAGAGCACGTTGAGAGAGATCACGGCGGTACTTCAAGAGCATAG